From the genome of Magnolia sinica isolate HGM2019 chromosome 12, MsV1, whole genome shotgun sequence:
aatatattaaagttgtggGGAATGTAGAAAAAGTTGAAGTgagatctctttgctttcacccCAACAACAAAGAGTTTGATGTTGGTGTTAACAATCTCTTGAATTCAAAATGGGATATTATATGGAGCACTCACATGAATAGACATATCCTTCCTGAATACGTTGTGAGCTACAAGTCTTCAAATCATCTGTGAGGTAACGGAAATTGTGCTTTTATTTGAGCAGCAACaatataggtgggtcccacttttttgTAGTCCTAGGTCTGTTCAAAATCTTATCCATTGGAAAGTATGGCCTTGATAATGGGTAATTCAGAACATACAATTGAGGATGCTTTTGGCCCATGGTTTTTCTATCATAAGGCTTACACATATGGATTTTCTGAACTGCTGAAAGATGGATTACACCCTGTTTCCGTTGTCGGGCCAAACTAAAAATGAATTTCGCTTGGTGGAGCGTCATGTAAAATgcatctttaaattttttttatttagcttctcttcttaatcaatggaggaggatcaagaataaaatccattactctctcaaccaacaagctcgagctcgactcgaaccattagctcaaatcgaactcgactcgacagctttggcaaacaagccaagcttcaatattgagcttgagctcgatctccagtatagcatggacaagtgaagctgagcttggcccaccATGACTCACTCCACTCGGCTCGACACGCCCACCCCTACTGCCCATCTATGATTGCCAAATATAAAAAAGGGAACTAGTCCACTCTATTGCTTTCCCACGTACCATACATGGAAAGGATAATCATTGCACATTTATGGTAAAGACAAATAGTACCTGCCGTTGGTCGTTTACTACtgtataatttttctttttagcTATAGACATTGTTGGAGATATGTGGCCCCTCCaggatatatgtattttatgggtaccatccattcattttagatcgtgatcccaaaataaggcatatctaaagctcaggtagaccacaccacgggaaagcagcggtgattgaatgtccacatttaaAAATCTCTTATAgcctaatgtaatgtttatttagcatccaacctgttaattaggtcatacaggcctaaatgaaggaaaaaacaaatatgggTATTAGATCCAAAACTATCGAGTtctctaaaaagtttttaatagcaggATTTCAATTAATAGCATGTgggataaaacacagacatcacagtgAAAGCTCCgggtacccccccccccccccccgaaaaTGACTCTTGCTCCCCTTTTGCTATGGTAGACAACGGTTCATGCGCATGATGGCACGTGTGAAGGAGAGACCCATGCTCACCGAAGATGGCATGCCCGTTactgggcccacctcgatgtatgtatcatgtatcactgctgtccatccattttttagatcattttagcgcattatcataaaaatgaagaaaatctaatTATAAGGGGGATCATACCCTAAGAAACAGtggccattaaaaatttcttagagcctactttaatattttcaagtgtttatttaccatccaatctgttgatatggtcagataagcttggttgaagggaaaaaacaaatatcagcttgatctaaaactcttttTAGCtcgttaatggtcaatcaacacttttttcatatggcatggtccactagataattgtatttgttttatttttaggataatgtaataaaataatctagaaaaatatatagacagcatggatacataatacatacctcaagatgggctCCACGGCAACGGATGCACCTAAGATGGTGAGgatagggtctcacctaatccactctccctGTGCCGTTCCCATCACGTTACGACCTTGACCGTCCGATCCATCTCAATGTACGTATCGTGGATCCAtgcggtccattcatttttgcaaCTTATTTTAGGACACTATTCAAAatatgaagaagatccaattctgAGGTGGACTATTCAACAGGGACGGGtaagagctttgagtggccactgtgatgtatggatcttatccacaccgtccatccatttttctctatcattttagggtatgagcctaaaaatgaaactgatccaagctcaagtggactacacaatggggattaaactcttatagTTGAAAACTCCCCGGAGCCCACATAAGTTCTAGATggaactgatatttatgttttctcttcatacagTTCTgtttaactttatgaataggttggatggaaaataaacattgaggTGGGCTGTAGAAAAGTTTCAACCGCAAtgatcattatcaccgctgcttcctatggtgtagtccacttgagtcttagatctacctcatttttgggcttataccctaaaatgatactaaaaaatagatgaacggtgtggataagagatATATGTCACCGtaaccactcaaagctcctgcccgttcctgGTTGGAGACAGCTGGATAGTAGCGCTACTGAGTTACGTCACCACATTTGtttgagccccactatgatgtgtatgctGTATcaacaccatctatctatttataaatatcattttaCACTAtcatacaaaaaatgaggcagattcaaagttaaAGTGTACCctactatagaaaacaatgaagacaatgacgacCAACGTTGAAACTCCTGGGTTCACTAGGATGTTTATAATCTAATATAGACATGGAATAATGGAATacataaatattagtttgatagAAAGCTTATGTGGACCACTAGTTAATAGTAAACGTTCATTACCTATTTTCTattgtggggttcacttgagctttggatctgcctcattatttggtccatcccataaaatgatctttccaaatggatggacggtgtggatacaacaaatacatcatgttggaggCTACAGGAGGTGaagacgtcacttcagtagtacaCTACTCCTGtcgagttcagtagctaatccgcctgcAGTCGGGGCGCACCTAATCGGCTACCTGTGTGAGGGAAGTGGATTTCTCGTGGCACAGCGAGatttgtgggatccaccatgagatatgtgttttatccatgccatccatcccatttttcagtttattttaaggcacaggctcaaaattgaagcataaccagagcttaagtggaccacacaacaggagtTTAAACACCTACCGTTTAAACTTTCTCTGGGTActcagaggttttggatcaagcgacATTTGTGTTTCCCTCCATCCATGCATGTGTAATCTATCAATGCCTTAgatacaaataaacatcagtatAAACCTCAAAATCCACCCGGGTAGGTGGGACCCAAACAGTAAGGCGTAAGGCTCACAGTAatttatgtgccttaaatccacaccgttcaaccattttgacagctcattttagggcttgatctaaaaaaatgaaggTAACTCataccttaggtggaccacatcacaggaaacagtcagTGATTGAATCcttcccattaaaaacttcggaGATTCCACCGggacgtttattttccaatctgttgattaggtcaaaaaCACCCGGATGAAGTGATCACACAAACAacggcttgatccaaagcttgtgggccataagaagtttttaatggtcaatcaccaccgtttttttactatggtccatcttagatttggatttgcttctctCTTTGTCATTGTACCTTAAAATTAGATTTCAATAGAGATGTACGGAATGGATATAGTCAAATACAGCACAGTCGTGTACCGAATCCTTCAAGGCAAGGAGTTctctgggacccaccgtgatgtataggttttatcccggccgttcattatttttttccacatcattttaagttatgacccCATATCCATGCCTCAAGTCGACTACACAGTAGGGATTAAACacggaccattaaaaactcaatcgaaggctcaagtgaaccacactaaaaaaaagatgcagtggagattgaatgcttacagttgaaacctttgcGTTAtattccatacaacctgttcataatatcacataaACCCAGATGAAGAAAAGACATaattatcaacttgattcaaaagtCACGTGGCCCCTGAGAACGTCTCAATGCAGACgccatggatgaaacgcatacatcagggtgggctccaGAGTGCCCATTCAAGGactgtccgtctctagctaggttgTGGTAGTATCTAATCCCTGTCCGTATATTATATCGTATTGTATCGTATTTGGACAGGAGATGGGTCCGAACGTACACATGCGCACGAATACAATAAGATACCAAAAATTAGGAAAGGCGGCAGAGTAAAGAAGACGCCACTCCATCGAGGAGTGCAGAGTCACGCACTGTATTTGATGCAGATTCGGCACTACCCTGCTGTACCGGCCTCGCATGGTCAGCGGCTCTgagaggtccaccttgatgtatgaatttttatccataccgtccatctatttttttcatattattttaatagaTATTTCCAAACAATAATCAGATCCaacagtcaagtggaccacaccagatgaagCCTATGTTGCCtaccgtcgaaaccttcctaggccggtgtatcttccatccaacctgatcataacTATAAATACCCCCGCGTCGCCTCATCTTTGCTcgcccctcttctctctctctctctctccattttctccttcctctctctctctctctctctctccattttctccttcctctctctctctctctctctccattttctccttcctctctctctctctctctctcaattttctccttcctctctctctctctctctctctctctccattttctcctctctctctctctctctctccccattttCTCCTTCCTCCGATAAAGGTAAGCTCTGCTCTTGGATATTCCATTGTCGCATATTCCGGTTCTGGATTCCTGATTTTTCaaatctcttttttttccctttttagttccaacttttttttcttctcttttttctgctttgattttttttttctgcaatTTTTTATTGGGATAGCAGATCTAGTGTTTTCTTTGCATTTTCTTGATTTCTGGGAAGATACTGTTCTTACTTGAAATCTGAAAGTTATCTTTGCTAAGGATTCGTTTTCTCTGTGTGTGATTTTTAAGAAGATCCTGTTCTTACTTGAAATCTGAAAGTTATCTTTGCTAAGGATTCGTTTTCTCTGTGTGTGATTTTTAAGAAGATCCTGTTCTTACTTGAAAACTGAAAGTTATCTTTGCTATggattcgtttttttttttattattcttcttctttttctcttcatcATTTTCATTCTTCAATCCTTTGCAAGAGAGCTTCTCCTTGTGCTGTTTGTATGTAATCTCGTCTTCTTCAAATGAAATTGTATGTATTTGCAGAATTTTCTTGTTGATCCATGCTTTTAGTCTAAAGGGCAGTTTGGGATCTTGGATTCCAAATCAAGGAAATGATTCAGTtgtgtttgggagcttgtattggAATCCCCTGTAATCAGAAAGTAGCAATGCACTGAAATTATGTAGTATATTtacaggagtttgaatttaattactaaattaactttaatattgaTAATTAGTGTGCATATGTGATGTTTGATACgttgattgtgataagtccacTGAAATATATATGAGGTTTGCAGATCtggttttgaatttgattttgttATACTGGTTCCTTGTATAGAAAATCTCTCCTCCCAAATTTCTCTTTTTGTAGTGTTCTGTTTTTCTGTTTTGCTAAATTGGGAAGTAGAAGTATATCTATTAATAAAGTCTATTTTGGGTGTGTCGCTCTGCTCTGATATTTTTAAGGTTTTATTCAGGATAGTTTTCAACAGAAAGAATATCAGAGATGGAGGGTCATGATGCAAGCAAGTACAGCAGGGGGGTTGCTAGGGCCCGTCCATTGGTTGGAGAATCAGCAGACATGAAGCTGGCCCAGAAGATGATGTCTGAGATGTTGGTAATTGTTATTGTGGTTGCTGCGGTTGGGATTGTCACAGGTCTCCCTGTCGGCCTCCCTTACCATGAATTCCTCTCCACTGCTTATGCTGCGGCAAATTTCACCATTTTCACATTGGGGATGGGACTTCTTGTGCTCTTCATCCTATTTCCTCAGGTGCCTTTATCAGTCTTTGTAGCAAAGAAGTTAGTTGGTGTGGCTGCTGGACTGGATCAACTTTCACTCAGCCTTAAGAGCAAGTTCATCACCATGAGGGCTGCTGGGGCCCGTCCATCGGTTGGAGAGGCCCAGAACGGGATGTTCATGGTGCCATTCCTTGTTATTATGGCTGCTGCTATTGGGATTGTTTCAGATCTCCCTGTTGGCTTCCCTCACCATGAAACCCTCTCCATTGCTTATGCTGTAGCCAATTTCATCACTTTCACATTGGGGATGGCCTTTCTTTTCCTCTACATTCTATTTCCACAGGTGCCCGTATCATTCGTTGTGGCTGCGGGGACCCCTCCATGGGATGCTCCTCCATGGGATGGAGAATTAGTAGATGTGAAGCCGGTCCAGAAGAGGATGTTCAAGGTCTCTTTCCTTGCTATTACCATCGCTTCCATTGTGATTGTTGCAGATCTCCCTGTCAACCTCCCTCACCACGAACTCCTCTCAATTGTCTACACTTTAGCAATTTTCGCCACTTTTGCATTCAGTGTGGTGCTGATTTTGCTCTCCATCCTATTTCCGCCATTGCCCATATTGGTTGTCGTGGCAAAGAAGCTGATTTGGGTAGCTCTTGGACTGGTTTACCTTTCGCTCGGCCTTGGAATGGCTATCCATGCCATTTCTTGATGTCTTGCCGCTCCCTTGTTTGTTTATATATGTTGCCCCTTGTTAGCTTATACATATGTTTTCCTGCTAAAAACCATAAAAGATTCATACATGTGAGCTTGGATTATTTCTACATTTGTACATTTCTCTGTATTTTAAATTGATGGAACATGAGGAGAAAATAATCATATACCAAAATTATCCAAAATTCTCTGATTTCCATCCTGTTGTTGCTCTTGATTATAGTTCCTTTATCATGGTTGATTGTTCTTTGTGTATCTTCGTTTTTGTTGTTTCAAATACACGGTATATAATTTTATCTGCTGCattaaatatatgtatttttatctATGGGACTTCATGGGACTTAGTGTGGAAGGTTTGTAGATCCTAATCCTGTGATGTTGTGCATTTGCTCTATTTATTGACAGCTGATAACCATTGTTACACCAGTCTGGAAGATTTCCTATATCTTCCATAATTCCAGGGCTCACTAGATAGGCTGTTTGGATGGCAGATCCGCAGGCCCCAGTCCCACGGGCAAATGATTTGTTTGGTGGAAAGCAGACACTAATGCAATGCTCCAGAAATACCAAGTTAGCTCCCAGAGAAGGCCCACCTGTTGATCTGACCAATCTAGCTTTTGGGCCACAACATCAAAGCGAGGGTGACATATAATGTCacctggatatttttcatttttaatcattgattagatgtaaAGCAATCTAATATTTTAGGTAATCAAATAATagtaattttttgttcatgatgcAATTAAACTAGAaagcataatttggacagtttagctTGAATTGATTTACACCATCTGTTCAATTCCTAAGTAATTTCTAGATGCCTGGATATCAAGCTACACACTCTGCAGTTTGAATGCTCCACAAATCAACATTGCTTTCCCCGTGGACAGAGTATGATCACTGGTGTGATGGATTTTATAGTAAAACATAGtggaattttaaatttattaaaaaaaagtaaTTAATTCTCACATGATGATCTAGATCAGTCATGTTTCTCAAAATAAAGAAAAGCATATATTCTAATCATAACTGTACTATATCATTTAATTATTGTTGCTGCCAATTTTAAGACAGGGAGTTTCTCTTAGACCTACTTCAAATAAAGAGAGATGAGAGCTCTCGTCTCTCCCTCTACAAGATGACGGCATGTGGTCAtggcccactctctctctctctctctctctctctctcaagtgatGTTCAAAGGAGCAGTGTGAACGTTCTAGCTCTCTCTTCTCCCTTTGAAATAGGATCACCGACTATGATCATAACCATGTCTATGACCAAGAAAGAAATGTCAGCTTTTAGGAGAATCATTTCTTCCACTCTCTATACAAACAAGTAAATAAGACAAAATCCATCCTAACATCATGTCTTCCTAATGGAAGGCCCTTTTACATATAGCCACTGATCATCATTGCTCATTCCACAACTGAGGTtaataggaaaaagaaaaaggaaggatgGGCCTAGATCTGTTGTACTTGGCACATGTGTAtggcaatctagaccatccaaattgtcagCGCCAGTCGTGGAAGAAACATAACCCAAAAATACACGGATCAAATGGTCTGATTTTGCCTATTCAATTTGGGTGGATGaccttaatatttttttttccctgtgaTCGTCCATTCGATAGCTAGCATCCAAAATGATAGTTAGAATCATTGGATCCCGGTCACTTCCATGCCACAGCAATTGTTAGGCTGGAAATGTCTCGGGCCCTCTTTTGGGCCCAAAGATCCATGGCCATTCAAATTTAAAACTCTAGCTTAGTGGGTCATGGCTGATTGCCAAGCCCTACAATCCACACGGTCTGGATCGCTGAACAAGTGCACCACATGTGTAAACCGACGGCTCACCGCTGTCTAGGCAAATGATGGACTATGTGACCATGTCCAAAGGGCGAAATGGAACTTTTTGAAGAATCATTTCTTCGACTTCCTCAATGTAAACAAGTAAATAAGACAGAATGCATCCCAACATCATGTATTCCTCTGATGAAAGGCCCTTCTCCACGGAGCCCACATCATCACTGCTCATTCCAATCTCAAAGCTCTGATTAGACGGTCG
Proteins encoded in this window:
- the LOC131220832 gene encoding uncharacterized protein LOC131220832; its protein translation is MEGHDASKYSRGVARARPLVGESADMKLAQKMMSEMLVIVIVVAAVGIVTGLPVGLPYHEFLSTAYAAANFTIFTLGMGLLVLFILFPQVPLSVFVAKKLVGVAAGLDQLSLSLKSKFITMRAAGARPSVGEAQNGMFMVPFLVIMAAAIGIVSDLPVGFPHHETLSIAYAVANFITFTLGMAFLFLYILFPQVPVSFVVAAGTPPWDAPPWDGELVDVKPVQKRMFKVSFLAITIASIVIVADLPVNLPHHELLSIVYTLAIFATFAFSVVLILLSILFPPLPILVVVAKKLIWVALGLVYLSLGLGMAIHAIS